A DNA window from Brassica napus cultivar Da-Ae chromosome C1, Da-Ae, whole genome shotgun sequence contains the following coding sequences:
- the BNAC01G38100D gene encoding uncharacterized protein BNAC01G38100D isoform X1 produces MIKRGVFEWFGASMDIHEHGVRVGKEKRRIQCKHCGKQMSGWYRLKHHLSGVGGDATPCLQVTSSVREAFRTTTTTTGSKRGRSGDSKANEQVWCSYPNCFDFSSNGFREMMMTVSGRTIPDPHGSMFREVLKEVEDHVEKVKDSWAVTGCSILLDAWVDHKGHDLVTFVADSPAGSVYLKSFDVSDIKHDSKALISLVDGLVDEVGVHNVIQIVACSASGWVGELGESYVGNKKGVFWSVSVSHCFELMLMKIGEIDSLGELVEAVNMITDYVNSNPLALKLVRDQDHSHGLLDMAVLSSEFEFFMPYLTVESIFRAKDELAAMFASSSDWNKEEEDIAISNLVNDSSLWETVERVLKCSSPLIHGLIWLSSANNNQHVGHVYDNMDVIKESIAREFDNDELCYMPLWDVIDDVWNKLHSPLHAAGYFLNPDAFYSTGFHLDAEVAIGLISSLVHIVKELDVQVKVATQLDVYKVREGCFNETSQADQVYGLSPAEWWAEKASQHPELQSFAIKILSQTCEGASRYMLKRNVAEKLLLTRGMSRCEKQHLEELAFVHYNLHLQSCRAKLSEEQ; encoded by the exons ATGATAAA AAGAGGAGTCTTTGAATGGTTTGGTGCTTCCATGGACATTCACGAGCATGGAGTTCGGGTGGGCAAGGAGAAGAGGCGGATTCAATGCAAACACTGCGGAAAACAAATGTCTGGCTGGTATCGTCTGAAACATCACTTGAGTGGTGTAGGTGGAGATGCAACTCCCTGCCTACAAGTTACATCTTCTGTTAGAGAGGCGTTTcgtactactactactactactggTTCTAAGCGTGGGAGAAGCGGAGATTCTAAAGCTAACGAACAGGTTTGGTGCTCGTATCCAAACTGTTTTGATTTTTCATCCAATGGATTCAGAGAAATGATGATGACTGTGAGTGGTCGTACCATCCCTGATCCTCACGGTTCGATGTTTCGAGAAGTGTTGAAAGAAGTGGAAGATCATGTGGAGAAGGTTAAAGACTCGTGGGCTGTCACGGGTTGTAGTATCTTGCTGGATGCTTGGGTTGATCACAAAGGCCATGATCTGGTTACTTTCGTCGCGGATTCTCCAGCTGGTTCAGTTTATCTGAAGTCCTTTGACGTTTCTGATATTAAACATGACAGTAAGGCGTTAATCTCCCTAGTAGATGGGCTTGTTGATGAGGTTGGAGTCCATAACGTGATTCAGATCGTTGCGTGTTCAGCTTCTGGTTGGGTTGGTGAGTTAGGAGAGTCTTATGTGGGCAACAAGAAGGGAGTATTCTGGTCTGTGAGTGTGTCTCACTGCTTCGAGCTTATGCTGATGAAGATTGGAGAAATAGATTCACTTGGAGAGTTAGTTGAAGCAGTTAATATGATCACAGATTACGTCAACAGCAACCCTTTGGCTTTGAAGCTTGTCAGAGATCAAGATCACAGTCATGGACTACTAGACATGGCTGTACTCTCCTCCGAGTTTGAGTTTTTCATGCCGTACTTAACCGTAGAGAGTATTTTCAGAGCCAAGGACGAGTTGGCAGCCATGTTTGCTTCTTCATCTGATTggaacaaagaagaagaagacatagcGATATCCAACTTGGTTAATGATTCGAGTTTATGGGAAACTGTTGAGAGAGTTCTGAAATGCTCGTCTCCTCTGATTCACGGTTTAATCTGGCTCTCTAGTGCTAACAACAATCAGCATGTTGGACATGTCTATGACAATATGGATGTCATAAAGGAGAGTATAGCGAGGGAGTTTGATAACGATGAACTATGTTACATGCCGTTATGGGATGTGATTGATGATGTCTGGAACAAGCTTCACAGTCCTCTTCATGCTGCTGGATACTTCCTGAACCCGGATGCTTTCTACTCGACTGGTTTCCATCTTGATGCAGAAGTAGCCATCGGTCTTATCTCTTCTCTTGTTCATATTGTAAAAGAACTTGACGTTCAAGTTAAAGTTGCCACTCAGCTTGATGTGTACAAAGTCCGTGAAGGCTGCTTTAATGAGACCAGTCAAGCTGATCAGGTTTATGGATTGTCTccag CTGAGTGGTGGGCTGAGAAGGCGAGCCAGCACCCGGAACTGCAGAGTTTCGCTATTAAGATTCTGAGCCAGACATGTGAAGGCGCTTCCAGGTACATGCTGAAGAGAAATGTGGCAGAGAAGCTGTTGCTTACGAGGGGAATGAGTCGTTGTGAGAAACAGCATCTGGAAGAGTTGGCGTTTGTTCATTACAATCTTCATCTACAGAGCTGCAGAGCCAAACTAAGTGAAGAGCAGTGA
- the BNAC01G38100D gene encoding uncharacterized protein BNAC01G38100D isoform X2 — MDIHEHGVRVGKEKRRIQCKHCGKQMSGWYRLKHHLSGVGGDATPCLQVTSSVREAFRTTTTTTGSKRGRSGDSKANEQVWCSYPNCFDFSSNGFREMMMTVSGRTIPDPHGSMFREVLKEVEDHVEKVKDSWAVTGCSILLDAWVDHKGHDLVTFVADSPAGSVYLKSFDVSDIKHDSKALISLVDGLVDEVGVHNVIQIVACSASGWVGELGESYVGNKKGVFWSVSVSHCFELMLMKIGEIDSLGELVEAVNMITDYVNSNPLALKLVRDQDHSHGLLDMAVLSSEFEFFMPYLTVESIFRAKDELAAMFASSSDWNKEEEDIAISNLVNDSSLWETVERVLKCSSPLIHGLIWLSSANNNQHVGHVYDNMDVIKESIAREFDNDELCYMPLWDVIDDVWNKLHSPLHAAGYFLNPDAFYSTGFHLDAEVAIGLISSLVHIVKELDVQVKVATQLDVYKVREGCFNETSQADQVYGLSPAEWWAEKASQHPELQSFAIKILSQTCEGASRYMLKRNVAEKLLLTRGMSRCEKQHLEELAFVHYNLHLQSCRAKLSEEQ, encoded by the exons ATGGACATTCACGAGCATGGAGTTCGGGTGGGCAAGGAGAAGAGGCGGATTCAATGCAAACACTGCGGAAAACAAATGTCTGGCTGGTATCGTCTGAAACATCACTTGAGTGGTGTAGGTGGAGATGCAACTCCCTGCCTACAAGTTACATCTTCTGTTAGAGAGGCGTTTcgtactactactactactactggTTCTAAGCGTGGGAGAAGCGGAGATTCTAAAGCTAACGAACAGGTTTGGTGCTCGTATCCAAACTGTTTTGATTTTTCATCCAATGGATTCAGAGAAATGATGATGACTGTGAGTGGTCGTACCATCCCTGATCCTCACGGTTCGATGTTTCGAGAAGTGTTGAAAGAAGTGGAAGATCATGTGGAGAAGGTTAAAGACTCGTGGGCTGTCACGGGTTGTAGTATCTTGCTGGATGCTTGGGTTGATCACAAAGGCCATGATCTGGTTACTTTCGTCGCGGATTCTCCAGCTGGTTCAGTTTATCTGAAGTCCTTTGACGTTTCTGATATTAAACATGACAGTAAGGCGTTAATCTCCCTAGTAGATGGGCTTGTTGATGAGGTTGGAGTCCATAACGTGATTCAGATCGTTGCGTGTTCAGCTTCTGGTTGGGTTGGTGAGTTAGGAGAGTCTTATGTGGGCAACAAGAAGGGAGTATTCTGGTCTGTGAGTGTGTCTCACTGCTTCGAGCTTATGCTGATGAAGATTGGAGAAATAGATTCACTTGGAGAGTTAGTTGAAGCAGTTAATATGATCACAGATTACGTCAACAGCAACCCTTTGGCTTTGAAGCTTGTCAGAGATCAAGATCACAGTCATGGACTACTAGACATGGCTGTACTCTCCTCCGAGTTTGAGTTTTTCATGCCGTACTTAACCGTAGAGAGTATTTTCAGAGCCAAGGACGAGTTGGCAGCCATGTTTGCTTCTTCATCTGATTggaacaaagaagaagaagacatagcGATATCCAACTTGGTTAATGATTCGAGTTTATGGGAAACTGTTGAGAGAGTTCTGAAATGCTCGTCTCCTCTGATTCACGGTTTAATCTGGCTCTCTAGTGCTAACAACAATCAGCATGTTGGACATGTCTATGACAATATGGATGTCATAAAGGAGAGTATAGCGAGGGAGTTTGATAACGATGAACTATGTTACATGCCGTTATGGGATGTGATTGATGATGTCTGGAACAAGCTTCACAGTCCTCTTCATGCTGCTGGATACTTCCTGAACCCGGATGCTTTCTACTCGACTGGTTTCCATCTTGATGCAGAAGTAGCCATCGGTCTTATCTCTTCTCTTGTTCATATTGTAAAAGAACTTGACGTTCAAGTTAAAGTTGCCACTCAGCTTGATGTGTACAAAGTCCGTGAAGGCTGCTTTAATGAGACCAGTCAAGCTGATCAGGTTTATGGATTGTCTccag CTGAGTGGTGGGCTGAGAAGGCGAGCCAGCACCCGGAACTGCAGAGTTTCGCTATTAAGATTCTGAGCCAGACATGTGAAGGCGCTTCCAGGTACATGCTGAAGAGAAATGTGGCAGAGAAGCTGTTGCTTACGAGGGGAATGAGTCGTTGTGAGAAACAGCATCTGGAAGAGTTGGCGTTTGTTCATTACAATCTTCATCTACAGAGCTGCAGAGCCAAACTAAGTGAAGAGCAGTGA
- the LOC125580083 gene encoding golgin subfamily A member 6-like protein 7, which translates to MKIDESVETIKIVPDGVTEPEVKIQQQDEGKLPTNIQKTCKWPSDVASSSNGRGVQAYEFLGQAIDVAKMAKDMGVGAAKQAKDMGVGVGVADKRRNEVPLKRRNKRRSGRRKKQAEEIKQRKIREEEMRKQAEEMKQKKIREEKMKKQAEEMKQKKKEEQRRKQAEEMEQRKIRLDKEKKKMMEKDLAIKKEEEKLKIWQEKMKNSGACIIL; encoded by the exons ATGAAGATAGATGAATCTGTTGAGACAATCAAGATTGTACCAGATGGAGTAACGGAGCCAGAAGTCAAGATCCAGCAGCAAGATGAAGGCAAACTACCTACTAACATACAAAAAACGTGTAAGTGGCCCAGTGATGTTGCCAGTAGCTCAAATGGGAGAGGAGTGCaagcatatgaatttttaggGCAGGCAATAGATGTTGCTAAGATGGCCAAAGATATGGGTGTTGGTGCTGCTAAGCAGGCCAAAGATATGGGTGTTGGTGTTGGTGTTGCTGATAAG CGCAGAAACGAGGTCCCTTTGAAGCGGAGAAACAAAAGAAGATCAGGGAGGAGGAAGAAACAAGCTGAAGAGATAAAACAAAGGAAGATCAGGGAGGAGGAGATGAGGAAACAAGCTGAGGAGATGAAACAAAAGAAGATCAgggaggagaagatgaaaaaacAGGCTGAAGAgatgaaacaaaagaagaaggaggaacaaAGGAGGAAACAAGCTGAAGAGATGGAACAAAGGAAGATCAGGCTGGACaaggagaagaaaaagatgatgGAAAAAGATTTAGCAATtaagaaagaagaggaaaaacTAAAGATCTGgcaggagaagatgaagaactcAGGTGCTTGCATCATCTTGTGA